A section of the Castanea sativa cultivar Marrone di Chiusa Pesio chromosome 12, ASM4071231v1 genome encodes:
- the LOC142621213 gene encoding putative calcium-binding protein CML44, whose product MSLIKTNDLQRIFEKLDKNGDGLVSLEELNWLLEKIGVQISLDELESLVGKSSLDLNEFLSFYGSISSKQNNTSRSTSNEVAGVEEEEEENEESDLVKAFEVFDLNGDGFISCDELQKVLSRLGLWDENSGKDCRVMIHVYDTNLDGQLDFQEFKNMMFLTIS is encoded by the coding sequence ATGTCTCTCATCAAAACAAACGATTTGCAAAGGATATTTGAGAAGCTTGACAAGAATGGAGATGGCCTAGTGAGTCTCGAGGAGCTAAATTGGCTTCTTGAAAAAATAGGAGTCCAAATAAGCCTAGACGAGCTCGAATCACTAGTGGGAAAATCAAGCCTCGACTTGAATGAGTTCTTGTCATTTTATGGTTCCATATcatcaaagcaaaacaatactAGTAGAAGCACTAGCAACGAAGTTGCGggagtagaagaagaagaggaagagaatgaAGAGAGCGACCTTGTTAAGGCATTCGAAGTGTTTGATTTGAATGGTGATGGGTTCATTTCTTGTGACGAGCTTCAAAAGGTGTTGTCCAGGCTTGGGCTTTGGGATGAGAATAGTGGCAAGGATTGTAGAGTTATGATTCACGTTTATGACACCAACTTGGATGGGCAGCTTGATTTTCAGGAATTCAAGAACATGATGTTTCTTACTATTTCTTGA